The Candidatus Zixiibacteriota bacterium genome has a window encoding:
- a CDS encoding glycosyltransferase family 4 protein, with product MKILQLIEDFGVIGGAENVMLNLLTHLNKDEFESHVAIVTPKSIPPLAVATGATVHLIQGDGQMNLEVLRQLRGIVRQNQIDLVHSHLLKMNSYNGPLSRWCGVPGVGSVHGILPHETTPRARLFAKFAGALNTRTVVVSRSLADQYVSTYGVNQSKLVVINNGFDKSRIAPPSSEAIEEFRRQHNLQPSAPVVVAVGNVKEVKGYSFLIAAFARVLKSVPDARLFIAGEDSQNKNLGLLSLVTDLGVKDRVIFLGSFDNIALLFSVASLYVCSSLHEGFSLTTVEAMASQLSVVVTDCGGPADIVRDKADGLIVPIADSESLANAMIRLLTDSASAKKMGISGRDRAERNFSMDKFIAEHEMLYKALIASGRSKFLDFLK from the coding sequence ATGAAAATTCTTCAACTCATAGAAGATTTTGGCGTTATCGGGGGCGCCGAGAATGTCATGTTGAATTTGCTCACCCATCTTAACAAAGACGAATTTGAGAGCCATGTTGCCATCGTCACTCCCAAATCAATACCTCCCCTTGCCGTAGCCACAGGCGCGACAGTTCATCTGATACAGGGTGACGGACAAATGAACCTTGAGGTGTTGCGTCAGCTTCGGGGCATTGTTCGACAAAACCAGATTGACCTTGTTCACAGCCATCTGCTGAAAATGAACAGCTACAACGGGCCTCTCTCGCGTTGGTGCGGCGTCCCCGGAGTCGGATCAGTTCATGGCATATTACCGCATGAGACCACTCCGCGCGCAAGGTTGTTCGCCAAATTTGCCGGGGCGCTTAATACCAGAACAGTTGTGGTGTCCAGATCGCTTGCTGACCAATATGTCTCAACATATGGGGTGAATCAGTCCAAGCTGGTTGTGATTAATAACGGATTTGACAAATCACGCATCGCGCCGCCATCAAGTGAAGCGATCGAAGAGTTTCGCAGACAGCACAATCTTCAGCCTTCGGCGCCGGTCGTCGTTGCCGTCGGAAATGTTAAAGAAGTGAAGGGATATAGTTTTCTCATCGCGGCTTTCGCCCGTGTTTTAAAATCAGTGCCGGATGCGAGACTTTTTATTGCCGGCGAAGACAGCCAGAACAAAAATCTTGGCCTGCTATCACTCGTGACTGATTTGGGAGTAAAGGACAGAGTCATCTTCCTCGGTTCGTTTGACAATATCGCGCTTCTCTTTTCGGTGGCGTCCCTCTATGTCTGTTCGTCGCTTCACGAAGGATTTTCTCTCACCACGGTTGAAGCGATGGCATCACAGTTATCGGTGGTCGTAACCGACTGTGGCGGTCCGGCAGACATTGTCCGAGACAAAGCCGATGGACTGATTGTACCGATTGCTGATTCTGAATCCCTCGCAAATGCCATGATCCGTCTACTGACTGATAGCGCGTCTGCAAAAAAAATGGGAATTTCCGGACGGGATCGCGCCGAGCGCAATTTCTCAATGGACAAGTTTATTGCTGAACACGAAATGCTCTATAAGGCCCTGATTGCCTCAGGGCGTTCGAAGTTTCTGGATTTTCTAAAATAA
- a CDS encoding asparagine synthase-related protein, whose amino-acid sequence MSAICGIVDYSRRGLAIDAELKCLIAPLWHSQAFTIEKKILDDAGLARVFFDTRDNFCSASRNLIDDEICFVSGYITNIAQWTDEISRDSGGEVKVTSAADILAYIHIVQQGKGMERLNGIFSFALWRPSRNELILGTDRHGIRPLYYRQFAGHLVFASEMKAIYNSGDSYEIDDLTAEEILVLGFPLGDNTLLKDAKRVPSGSFIRFRSEGPSTTRYWWYDQWKVDSTLTPQDYISENIRLLKQSIGRLDELSDKPICLLSSGLDSRRIMLELTRTGKQPEIFTTALQLAGAHYDTDSIVTQELCREFSLKQTLVDIYPAELEGELARHAFHLLDYETSQHRWLLPLLSKIPQNAGVNFDGLGGDMLVYDDHVTPEINQECHNSNKLASTILDMFGAPIRLYLRKAPSGPPLIERVAAMLDNLPQNANRFTTFQFSNWTRRRTSLFGQTLLSMKVESVCPYFDNDLADFCMSLSPSLKLDRNYQDEILRFERADLMKRIPTSHYPFIRVSPDEFSRPFTRPLPKQYGSIRKRHLYGAAAKEIFAAPRLLSILSANSLLVTLSTLGFNTVNMMPKEVVSRGWRLEPLMQLALFKQSLHDKTWREEALTKARESVYG is encoded by the coding sequence ATGTCAGCAATCTGTGGTATAGTAGATTATTCACGTAGAGGTTTGGCTATTGACGCTGAACTCAAGTGTCTGATTGCGCCTCTTTGGCATTCGCAGGCGTTCACCATCGAAAAAAAGATTCTTGATGATGCCGGTTTGGCGCGCGTCTTCTTTGATACTCGTGATAATTTTTGCAGCGCCTCGCGGAATTTGATCGACGATGAAATCTGTTTTGTGTCTGGCTACATCACCAATATTGCGCAATGGACTGACGAAATCAGCCGAGACAGTGGCGGAGAAGTCAAAGTGACTTCTGCGGCTGACATTCTGGCCTATATCCATATTGTTCAACAGGGAAAAGGGATGGAGCGCCTCAACGGCATTTTTTCATTCGCGCTGTGGCGGCCTTCGCGTAACGAGCTGATTCTTGGTACCGACCGTCATGGGATACGTCCTCTATATTATCGACAGTTTGCAGGACATTTGGTCTTTGCCTCGGAGATGAAAGCCATTTACAACAGCGGCGACAGCTATGAAATCGATGACTTGACAGCCGAAGAAATCCTTGTTTTGGGATTCCCGCTTGGCGATAACACACTTCTCAAAGACGCCAAGCGAGTGCCCTCGGGAAGCTTTATCCGTTTCAGAAGCGAGGGTCCTTCCACCACTCGCTACTGGTGGTACGACCAGTGGAAAGTCGACTCGACTCTGACTCCCCAGGATTATATCAGCGAAAATATCCGCCTGCTCAAACAGTCGATTGGACGGTTAGACGAACTCAGCGATAAACCTATCTGTCTGCTCAGTTCGGGACTTGATTCCCGCCGGATTATGCTTGAATTGACGAGAACAGGCAAACAGCCTGAAATCTTCACGACTGCGCTTCAGCTGGCCGGAGCCCACTATGACACCGACTCTATTGTCACTCAGGAATTGTGCCGTGAGTTTTCACTCAAACAGACCTTGGTTGATATTTATCCCGCCGAACTCGAAGGAGAACTTGCCCGGCATGCCTTTCATTTGCTTGATTATGAAACGAGTCAGCATCGCTGGCTGTTACCTTTACTGTCCAAAATACCACAAAATGCCGGAGTCAACTTTGACGGCCTGGGCGGCGACATGCTCGTCTACGACGATCATGTAACTCCCGAAATAAACCAGGAATGTCACAACAGCAACAAATTGGCATCCACGATTCTCGATATGTTTGGAGCGCCGATACGTCTCTATCTTCGCAAAGCGCCTTCAGGCCCGCCACTGATAGAGCGTGTAGCAGCCATGCTGGACAATTTGCCGCAGAATGCCAACCGCTTCACGACTTTCCAATTTAGCAATTGGACACGCCGGCGTACTTCGCTGTTCGGGCAAACATTGCTCAGCATGAAAGTTGAGTCCGTCTGTCCTTACTTTGACAATGATCTCGCCGATTTTTGTATGAGTCTTTCTCCGTCTCTGAAACTCGACAGGAATTATCAGGACGAAATCCTTCGCTTCGAGCGAGCCGATCTTATGAAACGAATCCCGACTTCACACTATCCTTTTATCCGAGTCAGCCCCGATGAATTCAGCCGCCCATTCACACGGCCGCTTCCAAAACAATACGGGTCGATTCGCAAGAGACATCTGTATGGAGCCGCCGCTAAGGAGATTTTTGCCGCCCCGCGACTACTTTCGATTCTGTCTGCAAACAGTCTTCTCGTTACACTCAGCACGCTCGGGTTTAACACAGTCAATATGATGCCTAAAGAGGTGGTCAGTCGCGGCTGGCGTCTTGAACCACTCATGCAGTTGGCGCTCTTTAAACAGTCCCTTCACGATAAAACTTGGCGGGAAGAAGCTTTGACCAAAGCCCGCGAGAGTGTCTACGGATAG
- a CDS encoding glycosyltransferase family 4 protein, producing MLTVVPWYKPYVGGVVVAVERICHQLSQNGHQCLILIDGDSDSIEKKYDDGLVSVYSLFQRPMYQKTKTIKAAIAWAVYFLPTLLKLRRFIKLHNIDIVVLHFPGIANSYFPALKRLFSVKYVVCVHGSDIHTNIREHPAVKTVVNSVVRNADALIACSEFMLEEARRALQAIPTTSKAIYIGVDSRWAENVPSRSYAINGRYIIANAFPVDVKGTDILLKAFEKISDTFPDVSLVLLGGRSTEKDRQKLINGSSAASKIHILGEVANQDVPSLFSGASFGVVSSRREGFPLVVLEMQLMKKTVIATSVGGLPESIKDGYNGFLIESEDVDSLADRMSFCLEHEEECRIMGENGYRRVISDFNLETTGKQYLQLFDKILLKN from the coding sequence ATTCTTACCGTCGTTCCATGGTACAAGCCCTACGTTGGAGGTGTCGTCGTGGCAGTAGAGAGAATTTGTCATCAGCTATCCCAGAACGGACATCAGTGTCTGATCCTTATCGATGGCGATTCTGATTCAATTGAAAAGAAATATGATGATGGTTTGGTGTCGGTCTATTCACTCTTCCAACGCCCTATGTACCAAAAGACAAAAACAATAAAGGCGGCCATTGCCTGGGCAGTCTATTTTCTGCCAACGCTTTTGAAGCTAAGGCGTTTCATTAAACTGCATAATATTGACATTGTTGTTCTCCATTTTCCGGGCATTGCCAACAGCTATTTCCCTGCGCTCAAACGTCTTTTTTCGGTCAAATATGTTGTGTGCGTCCACGGAAGCGATATACACACAAATATCCGCGAGCATCCGGCGGTTAAGACGGTAGTGAATTCAGTCGTCAGAAATGCCGATGCATTGATCGCATGTTCCGAATTCATGCTCGAGGAAGCCAGACGGGCGCTTCAAGCGATTCCCACCACCAGTAAAGCCATTTATATCGGAGTAGATTCACGATGGGCGGAAAATGTTCCGTCCCGAAGTTATGCAATTAACGGTCGGTATATCATAGCCAATGCCTTCCCTGTGGATGTAAAGGGAACGGATATACTGTTAAAAGCTTTCGAGAAGATATCCGACACGTTTCCCGATGTCTCTCTCGTCCTACTCGGAGGACGGTCCACCGAAAAAGATCGCCAAAAGTTAATAAATGGCTCATCTGCCGCGAGTAAAATACATATTCTCGGCGAAGTAGCTAATCAGGATGTACCTTCGCTTTTTAGCGGGGCCTCTTTTGGGGTGGTTTCATCAAGACGCGAAGGTTTTCCCTTGGTTGTATTGGAAATGCAGTTGATGAAAAAAACGGTAATAGCAACGTCTGTTGGTGGATTACCGGAATCAATAAAAGACGGTTATAACGGCTTTCTTATTGAGTCTGAAGACGTTGATTCACTTGCCGACAGGATGAGCTTTTGTCTTGAGCATGAGGAAGAATGCCGCATAATGGGAGAAAATGGATATAGACGGGTTATCAGCGATTTCAACCTCGAAACGACGGGTAAGCAATATCTCCAGCTCTTTGACAAAATTCTGCTGAAAAACTGA